The following is a genomic window from Malus sylvestris chromosome 7, drMalSylv7.2, whole genome shotgun sequence.
TATATTGTAAATGTTGTTCAGCCCCGATAATATTACCAGCCTTGCACAATCCATCAATTATAATTGTGTGGGTATACTTGTCACACTGCAGACCTCCATTCTCTATTTCATCCATCAACTTATAGGCAGCTTCAAACTTACCTTCTCTACAATACATATTAAGTAAAGTGTTATAAGCCGCTAAATCAAGTTCAATGCCATTTCTCATTGTCTGTTCCATGCAAGCATTTGCCTCTTCTATCCTCCCAGTCTTAACTAAAGCAGCAACAACTGTGCAGTTTGCAAAGCCATCAAAAGTATACCCTTTACTCTTCATCTCAGACATAATCTCGAGCGCTTCGTCATACTGCTTAAACTTAAAGCAGCATTTCATAACTGTAGTGTAGGTTATGGCATTTGGCTCATAACCTGATTCCCCCAGTTCCTTTAGCATTTTTCTTGCTTGCCCCAATCTGCGTGCCTTGCATAGCCCGTGGATAAGAATATTGTACGTCACTAATCGGGGAACAAATCCATGACGTTGCAAATTCCTAAATAACATAAGGGCATTATCAATGTATTCATTTTTAGAAAGGCCATTAATCATTATGTTAAACGTAGCTGGGTGGGGAGTGAGATTGCGAAGTAAAATATCCTGAAAAACTCTGTTGGCTTCATCAGGTTTTCCTAACTTAAAGAAACAATGCATCAGAATATTGTAACTCCATACATTAGGATGTATGCCCGCTTGTAACATTTCCTCAAACAGATCCAGAGATTGTGATAATAGGCAATTCCTGGTGGCCCCAGATAACAAAGAATTGTATGTAATGACATCTGGACTAATCCCAGCCTCTTTCATTCTATGAACAACAGAATAAGCTGAATCCAAGCTAACAAACCGAGAATAGGCATTGAGCAAAGTATTGTAAGTTACCACATCTGGAATCACCCCCAATCTTATGCCATCAATTATAACGGCTTCTGCTCTCTCCAGTAGCCGGGACTTACAAAACGAAGCTATGCATATGTTCAACAACCTAGTCGATAATCCAGAAACCATCATTCACATCAAACATACTGACTTCCCAAGAGAAAACCAAGCCTGCAATATGTCCAAATACAATGTGTTAACCTACACTCCTATTTCTTACCAGTAAAAAACCAAATATTGTATAAGACTGTTACTAAAACATGTCAATCTTGAAGCTTTGTTCCCCTTAAAACCCACATCAGTGAAGATACAAAATGGTAATGGTAATAAAGCAGCAATCATCAATGAAACCACTTCCCCTCCAATGTATTCACAAATGTGTAGGGGAAACTTTTAGCTTTAGGCAACAATTTTATAATAAGGAACCTAAACATATATCGGCTGTGATGACAAGTCCCGCAAACTAAAAAGTCCACCAGCTAGAGCTAGAAATAATTTTTTGGGCAATAATAACATTAAAAAGTGTTAATCTCGTActgaatacaacaacaacaaagccttatcccactaagtgaggtCAATTGTATGAATCTTATAATACCACTACACTCGGTACTCACACTGAATAAAAATCTAAATTGATAATGTTTTTCATTCCATTGCATAAATCTGCATTATCAAATACCAATTGTGTTTCTCAACGTGTGATACTATGCTATGATTCATCAATTGATTTCCCATTTGATTGAATAATCAATTATTCACAATATTCATAGTAAAATACGCACACAATATTATTCTAAGACCAAGATATAACAAGTGCAGTGGAAAGATATAAATTAGTCAAAAGCAACTCAACAGCGAAAATTGCTTGAGCGTAACAGAATTCCATGGCCAAGTATTAGGTattgttgagagagagagagagagagagagagagagagagagagagagagagagagagagagagaaaac
Proteins encoded in this region:
- the LOC126630783 gene encoding pentatricopeptide repeat-containing protein At5g46680-like, which codes for MMVSGLSTRLLNICIASFCKSRLLERAEAVIIDGIRLGVIPDVVTYNTLLNAYSRFVSLDSAYSVVHRMKEAGISPDVITYNSLLSGATRNCLLSQSLDLFEEMLQAGIHPNVWSYNILMHCFFKLGKPDEANRVFQDILLRNLTPHPATFNIMINGLSKNEYIDNALMLFRNLQRHGFVPRLVTYNILIHGLCKARRLGQARKMLKELGESGYEPNAITYTTVMKCCFKFKQYDEALEIMSEMKSKGYTFDGFANCTVVAALVKTGRIEEANACMEQTMRNGIELDLAAYNTLLNMYCREGKFEAAYKLMDEIENGGLQCDKYTHTIIIDGLCKAGNIIGAEQHLQYMKMIGFRENLVAFNCMIDGLCKAGQIDRAMDLYKSMETKDSFTYTSLVHNLCKAGRFRCASKLMMKCLRDGKKILKATQRAVLDGLRSTGYTDEARKLRWKIQVARILR